The genomic region AAGAAGAAGTTTGCTGCCTCTGGCTTTAAGAATCTGCATAGATTTATCCAAATCCTTTTCTATATACGGATCAAGTTTTATAACTACACGTTTGTCTTCAGCAGAGACTGTATCGCTATCGATGCTTAAAGCTTGTAAATAAAAATCGATCATGGGGCGGTCATTAAATTCTTCCCTGGCGATAAAGCTACCCATGTCCACGCAGGCGTCATATTCCAGGAGCTTGGGCAGAGGACCGGGTAAGGGATAGAGCATGTGCACCGCGTCCTCTTTGCCATACAATTGCAAATTTTTTTCCAGATGGAACTGAAATAAATCGATCTCAACTTCACTGAAAAATTGTTTAAGTTTTTCATAAAAAACCTGCAATGCCCTGATGCCTACCAGAGAATCACCTGAGCCTGTGCCCATACCGTTAATAATGGCTACTTTTAATAACTTTTTACCCAGTAACGGTTTTATTTTTTCTTCCAAAGGTATAAATACCTTATGTTTGCTTTTGATATAGCCTATATCCCTGGGAAAACCGGGATGAGACTGAATTTGCCTGATTGCCCCGGCAGGAGCATTCACCAGCATATCCTGCTTGTAAATCAGTTTACACAAGTGCTTGATGGTATTGGTATTGCATTCGGTTGTAAAATACAGATAATCCGAAGGGACCTGCCTGGTAATGACCGCGTCCAGCGGAGGAGCGTTAAAAAGTATGGCCCTGTCCGGACGGGAAAGATCTACGGGTAGTTTGAGGTTGTTGGTAACATAGAAAAAATCCATAACAGTTAAGTTATTCCCTGAATATGAAAATGTTAAACGTGGATTCTTTTGTGAAAACGTCATTTCAAACGGCTGAATTGACCATTAAAACAAAAAGAGCAAGCCTGAGGCTTGCTCTTTAAGTA from Candidatus Margulisiibacteriota bacterium harbors:
- a CDS encoding glycosyltransferase family 9 protein, coding for MDFFYVTNNLKLPVDLSRPDRAILFNAPPLDAVITRQVPSDYLYFTTECNTNTIKHLCKLIYKQDMLVNAPAGAIRQIQSHPGFPRDIGYIKSKHKVFIPLEEKIKPLLGKKLLKVAIINGMGTGSGDSLVGIRALQVFYEKLKQFFSEVEIDLFQFHLEKNLQLYGKEDAVHMLYPLPGPLPKLLEYDACVDMGSFIAREEFNDRPMIDFYLQALSIDSDTVSAEDKRVVIKLDPYIEKDLDKSMQILKARGSKLLLFHPLASTDLRTMPQDKARLMLDKIINETNYIIVSTVNIQYRHERYIDLSALSKSLDHFISIISRMDAVITVDTVTYHISQSFNIPTLVLFTSIDPEYRIKYYPMVSGILLGDSGNRLLGQHKSSRKDDIEYAKK